The genomic stretch GCTGCTGGCCGAAATCGACCCGCGGCCATTCCAGGTCAGCCTGGCGCAGGCCGAAGGCCAGCTGGCCAAGGATCAGGCCGATCTGGACAATGCCCGCGCCGACCTCGCCCGCTACCGCACCCTGCTGGCGCAGGAGTCGATCGCGGCGCAGAAGGTCGACACCCAGGCCTCGCTGGTGCGCCAGTTGCAGGGCACGGTCAAGGCGGATCGCGCCCAGGTGGACTCGGCACGGCTGCAGCTCGATTACAGCCGGGTCACCGCACCGGTCAGCGGCCGGGTCGGCCTCAAGCAGGTCGATGTCGGCAACCAGATTTCGTCCGGCGACACCACCGGCATCGTGGTCATCACCCAGGTCCAGCCGATCCAGGTACTGTTCACCCTGCCGGAAACGCAGCTGCCCTCCATCCTGGCGCCGCTGAACGCCGGCCAGACGCTGACGGTCGAGGCCTGGGACCGGGAGATGAAGCAGCGGCAGGCGGTCGGCAGGCTGCTGACGCTCGACAACCAGATCGACACCAGCACCGGCACCATCAAGCTGAAGGCCGAATTCGCCAACACGGACGGCACGCTGTTCCCGAACCAGTTCGTCAATGCCCGCGTTCGCGCCGGCACGCTGTCGCAGGCGGTAGTGGTACCGGTTGCGGCCGTGCAGACCGGCAAGAAAGGCAGCTACGTGTGGGTGGTCGGGGCGGACAACAAGGTCGCCATGCGCCAGGTATCGACCACGGCCGGCGATGGCACGCGCGTGGTCATCAGCAAGGGCGTCCAGGCCGGCGAGCGGCTGGTGACCGACGGCGTCGACAAGCTGACGGCGGGCGCCCGGGTCGAGATCGTCGATCCCGCCCGTCTCGAACGCAATCGTGCCGCCGCGGCCAGCAAGCCGGCCGCGCAGAAACGCCACAAGGGCCAGCCGCAATGAGCGGCCGCCGCCTGCCCGCTGACGGCCGGAGACCGGCATGAACCCGTCCCGCCCGTTTATCCTGCGCCCGGTCGCGACCACGCTGCTGATGGTGGCACTGCTGCTGGCCGGTCTGGTCGGCTA from Microvirgula aerodenitrificans DSM 15089 encodes the following:
- a CDS encoding MdtA/MuxA family multidrug efflux RND transporter periplasmic adaptor subunit produces the protein MNPSTSPKSGARRRWSLLLIAAVVIGGLGYGIYSLRQQSAAGAANGPGGPGGRMPQPPVQVATASTADVPVWLGGLGTVTAASTVTVKSRVDGQLMKLHFTEGQTVRAGQLLAEIDPRPFQVSLAQAEGQLAKDQADLDNARADLARYRTLLAQESIAAQKVDTQASLVRQLQGTVKADRAQVDSARLQLDYSRVTAPVSGRVGLKQVDVGNQISSGDTTGIVVITQVQPIQVLFTLPETQLPSILAPLNAGQTLTVEAWDREMKQRQAVGRLLTLDNQIDTSTGTIKLKAEFANTDGTLFPNQFVNARVRAGTLSQAVVVPVAAVQTGKKGSYVWVVGADNKVAMRQVSTTAGDGTRVVISKGVQAGERLVTDGVDKLTAGARVEIVDPARLERNRAAAASKPAAQKRHKGQPQ